A region of Streptomyces halobius DNA encodes the following proteins:
- the brxD gene encoding BREX system ATP-binding protein BrxD, whose amino-acid sequence MSAAPVSAARRREVIDALRRGTVPQSGLDLFAVGLDRFAPALDERIAAIATGGAAFHAIRGEYGSGKTFFARWLAERAKRAGLATAEIQISETETPLHKLETVYRRLTERLTTATESASALRSVIDGWFYTLEGEVDEAHPELADENEALEDAFEKLMEERLRAVAQTTPAFSAALRGYRKATLAGDNSTAEALIAWLGGQKSVAAHARRAAGVRGDLDHFAALGFLQGLLTVLKDCGHPGLLVILDEIETVQRVRGDVREKGLNALRQLLDEIDAGRFPGLFLVITGTPAFYDGQQGVQRLLPLAQRLATDFSTEPRFDSPRAVQLRLTGFDLQRLGELGRSVRDLYAIAARRPESIAELVDDAYVAELATAMTGRLGGRAGIAPRLFLRKLVADVLDRVDEFEDFDPRRHYALTVNAAELNEIERNAAADSADEIELELP is encoded by the coding sequence ATGAGCGCCGCGCCCGTCAGCGCGGCTCGCCGCCGCGAGGTCATCGACGCACTGCGACGCGGGACCGTGCCCCAGTCGGGGCTCGACCTGTTCGCCGTCGGCCTGGATCGTTTTGCGCCCGCCCTTGACGAGCGGATCGCCGCGATCGCGACAGGAGGCGCGGCCTTCCACGCGATCCGCGGCGAGTACGGGTCCGGCAAAACGTTCTTCGCCCGCTGGCTCGCCGAGCGGGCCAAGCGGGCAGGACTCGCCACCGCCGAGATCCAAATCTCGGAGACGGAGACCCCGCTGCACAAATTGGAAACCGTCTACCGCCGGCTCACCGAGCGGCTGACCACCGCGACAGAATCGGCCAGCGCGCTGCGCTCAGTGATCGACGGCTGGTTCTACACCCTTGAGGGGGAGGTGGACGAGGCACACCCCGAACTCGCTGACGAAAACGAAGCCTTGGAGGATGCGTTCGAAAAACTGATGGAGGAAAGGTTGCGCGCCGTCGCCCAGACCACGCCCGCCTTCTCCGCCGCCCTGCGGGGCTATCGCAAGGCCACGCTGGCCGGGGACAACTCGACCGCTGAAGCCCTCATTGCCTGGCTCGGCGGCCAGAAGTCGGTCGCCGCCCACGCGCGGCGCGCCGCAGGCGTGCGCGGCGACCTCGACCACTTCGCGGCACTCGGCTTCCTCCAGGGCCTGCTCACCGTGCTCAAAGACTGCGGCCATCCTGGTCTCCTGGTGATCCTCGACGAGATCGAGACCGTGCAGCGGGTACGCGGAGACGTTCGGGAGAAGGGGCTGAACGCGCTGCGCCAGCTTCTCGACGAGATCGACGCGGGCCGCTTCCCCGGGCTCTTCCTGGTGATCACCGGCACCCCCGCCTTCTACGACGGGCAGCAGGGCGTGCAGCGGCTGCTCCCGCTCGCCCAACGCCTGGCCACCGACTTCTCCACCGAACCACGCTTCGACTCACCGAGGGCCGTACAGCTGCGTCTGACCGGATTCGATCTCCAACGGCTCGGCGAACTCGGCCGATCTGTACGGGACTTGTACGCGATTGCGGCCCGACGTCCGGAATCCATCGCGGAGTTGGTCGACGACGCGTACGTGGCGGAGCTGGCCACGGCCATGACGGGCAGGCTCGGCGGCCGCGCCGGCATCGCGCCCCGGCTGTTCCTGCGCAAGCTCGTCGCGGACGTACTGGACCGGGTCGACGAGTTCGAGGACTTCGATCCGCGGCGGCACTACGCGCTGACGGTGAACGCCGCCGAGCTGAACGAGATCGAGCGCAACGCGGCAGCGGACAGCGCCGATGAGATCGAGCTGGAGCTGCCATGA
- the pglZ gene encoding BREX-2 system phosphatase PglZ: MGTTVPELDQRVLTGLLSTRLTRTKGRRLVLVHGKYADGPEEFTVPVADGERRKVRVTHTTSVLGLTDAWQAHLNAVGTDLLVVTTDVRGEQLSLDLLGEMVRSQVIAVDEADIVRQLFGAADLDPRMRRDPWLWLPTALISAEPVDGWPQRGAVLTLDAAMRALVGVRLGLESVFDEGVSVDVDALLAWSRTPGGPERFAALPEAEQQGIADWLAQSAGEAAPLLLRLALNGRGAEATALGVLASVMTGDAASADAAVALGTLFGMVGFRPSELRAYARAVEGTLTRWIGEAAGRGPQSEQARQQVLDVLAQADRLADSAHLTAELADNPFLPSGFQARLHRFAEVLSEGPQAAQTAWEHVREHRLAAVFWPQRVELARMAVRLRHWLDTPQPVLSSVDQAVHAHVADWGWVDRALAHLWVGGADAEPELARAYRTVHEAARRRRAALDEAFAAELGPWTQHAGTAESGRAQLVEDVLRRVAVKLAAPGKRPPLVLVLDGMNSAVAAQLGEELTGAGRWSELAAGGRRAAFVAMVPSVPVISRATLLCGQPAMGGEEVEKEGFAAFWRQHQRTACLFHKSDIAGSAGHPLDPRLVAAIASDAVVGVVLNALAESLDHGQQSALADWTVNKVKYLPELLNSARGQGRPVVLVSAHGHVLDRTGPGTPLLAAEGVEAARWRTGTAAAEGEVVLAGPRVLENRGRVTVPWSEEIRYSPRKAGYHGGASLAEMTVPVLVLAPSADSAPAGWSELPRESIQPSWWEADHGQSPPPDAGVTQPTKNTATAKPNTRPPEGERTTDEAVEVPAVGADPVQSATLPTLGRQVVDTKIYGRQGVFVRMAPPRKAVAAVIDHLDAAGGTLSLPAVLAAFIAAGGRKNTKADGLVTQLTRLLNVEGYEIVSLIDSRTRVRLNRETLREQFELPRGNEGST, encoded by the coding sequence ATGGGAACCACAGTGCCCGAACTCGACCAGCGTGTCCTCACCGGGCTGCTCAGCACACGTCTGACCCGGACCAAGGGCAGGCGCCTTGTGCTGGTCCACGGGAAATACGCCGACGGCCCTGAGGAGTTCACCGTGCCCGTGGCCGACGGCGAGCGCCGCAAAGTCCGGGTGACGCATACCACCTCGGTGCTCGGCCTCACCGACGCCTGGCAGGCCCATCTCAACGCCGTCGGCACGGACTTGCTCGTGGTCACCACCGATGTGCGCGGCGAACAGCTCAGCCTCGATCTGCTGGGTGAAATGGTGCGGTCGCAAGTTATCGCCGTGGACGAGGCCGACATCGTCCGGCAGCTCTTCGGTGCCGCCGACCTCGACCCGCGGATGCGGCGCGACCCCTGGCTGTGGCTGCCGACCGCGCTGATCTCCGCCGAGCCGGTGGACGGCTGGCCGCAACGCGGGGCCGTACTCACTCTCGATGCGGCCATGCGCGCCCTGGTCGGGGTGAGGCTCGGCCTGGAGAGCGTCTTCGATGAGGGCGTGTCGGTGGACGTCGACGCGCTGCTCGCCTGGTCCCGTACACCCGGTGGCCCCGAGCGCTTCGCCGCACTGCCGGAGGCCGAGCAGCAGGGCATCGCCGACTGGCTGGCACAGAGCGCGGGCGAAGCCGCCCCCCTGCTGTTGAGGCTCGCGCTCAACGGCCGGGGAGCGGAGGCAACCGCCCTTGGTGTGCTGGCTTCCGTCATGACCGGGGATGCCGCGTCGGCCGACGCCGCCGTTGCGCTTGGCACACTTTTCGGCATGGTGGGGTTTCGTCCCTCCGAGCTCCGCGCCTACGCACGGGCGGTGGAGGGCACACTGACCCGGTGGATCGGCGAGGCCGCAGGGCGCGGACCACAGAGCGAGCAAGCACGGCAACAGGTCCTCGACGTACTGGCGCAGGCCGACCGGCTAGCGGACAGCGCCCATCTGACGGCCGAACTCGCCGACAACCCCTTTCTGCCGTCTGGGTTCCAGGCACGGCTTCACCGCTTCGCCGAGGTGCTCTCCGAAGGGCCACAGGCGGCGCAGACCGCCTGGGAACACGTACGGGAACATCGTCTGGCGGCCGTCTTCTGGCCGCAGCGGGTCGAGCTCGCACGCATGGCCGTACGGCTGAGGCACTGGCTGGACACACCGCAGCCGGTGCTGTCCTCGGTGGACCAGGCCGTGCACGCACATGTTGCCGACTGGGGGTGGGTAGACCGCGCGCTGGCCCATCTGTGGGTGGGCGGCGCCGACGCCGAACCGGAGTTGGCCCGCGCATACCGCACCGTGCACGAGGCGGCGAGAAGGCGGCGGGCTGCCCTCGACGAGGCCTTCGCAGCCGAGCTCGGGCCATGGACGCAGCACGCCGGAACAGCGGAGAGCGGCAGAGCACAGCTGGTCGAGGACGTGCTGCGCAGGGTCGCGGTGAAGTTGGCGGCCCCGGGAAAGCGACCGCCGCTGGTTCTTGTGCTCGACGGCATGAACAGCGCGGTCGCGGCGCAGCTCGGCGAGGAGCTGACCGGTGCGGGACGGTGGAGCGAGCTGGCTGCCGGAGGGCGCCGGGCGGCCTTCGTCGCGATGGTGCCGTCGGTGCCGGTGATCAGCCGAGCCACCCTGTTGTGCGGACAGCCGGCCATGGGCGGAGAGGAGGTGGAGAAAGAAGGGTTCGCCGCGTTCTGGCGGCAGCACCAGCGTACGGCGTGCCTCTTCCACAAGAGCGACATCGCCGGTTCCGCCGGCCACCCGCTCGATCCACGGCTGGTCGCCGCCATCGCCTCGGATGCGGTGGTCGGCGTTGTGCTGAACGCCCTCGCTGAGAGCCTCGATCACGGGCAGCAGAGTGCGCTCGCCGACTGGACCGTGAACAAGGTGAAGTACCTTCCTGAACTCCTGAACTCTGCGCGTGGACAGGGGCGTCCTGTGGTGCTGGTATCCGCCCATGGCCATGTTCTTGACCGGACCGGGCCCGGGACGCCGCTGCTGGCCGCGGAAGGGGTTGAGGCGGCACGGTGGCGTACGGGGACAGCGGCCGCAGAGGGCGAGGTTGTCCTGGCCGGGCCGCGGGTCCTGGAGAACCGTGGCCGGGTCACCGTGCCCTGGTCGGAGGAGATCCGCTACTCCCCTCGCAAAGCCGGGTACCACGGTGGTGCCTCGCTGGCCGAGATGACCGTACCGGTGCTGGTTCTGGCTCCGTCGGCGGACTCCGCACCGGCAGGTTGGTCTGAGCTGCCTCGTGAGTCCATACAGCCGTCGTGGTGGGAGGCGGACCACGGGCAGTCACCGCCCCCTGATGCCGGTGTCACGCAGCCCACGAAGAACACGGCGACCGCGAAGCCGAACACACGGCCGCCGGAGGGCGAACGCACCACCGACGAGGCGGTTGAGGTGCCTGCCGTGGGGGCCGATCCCGTCCAGTCGGCAACCCTGCCCACGCTCGGTCGTCAGGTCGTCGACACCAAGATCTACGGGCGTCAGGGCGTGTTCGTCCGCATGGCCCCACCGCGGAAGGCGGTGGCCGCCGTGATCGACCACCTTGATGCTGCGGGCGGCACGCTCTCGCTGCCGGCCGTCCTCGCCGCCTTCATCGCGGCAGGCGGCCGGAAGAACACCAAGGCGGACGGTCTGGTGACCCAACTGACCCGGCTGCTGAATGTCGAGGGCTACGAGATCGTCAGCCTGATCGACTCCCGGACCAGAGTCCGACTCAATCGCGAAACCCTGCGTGAGCAGTTCGAACTGCCCAGAGGAAACGAGGGGAGTACATGA
- a CDS encoding PglY protein → MSSRGGDLYLRDVLDLSQEVLAGSFKVELSGGFEETAKRVREYVVTPQLEQALRRALKIVQASVQTETSNAAYLHGSFGSGKSHFMTVLHAILSNDPAARTKPKLQPVIADHDAWLRDRTFLMVPFHLVGATDLDSAILGGYVTAVSRLHPDAPVPPVYRADAMFDDARGQREFFSDDAEFVRWLGNPALPQPENETGSAPAADDEGDLENLDAKEAPKVWTPNLLDQAFAAAPGDSVRDWLASALLSGPYSSYSRGALGAKNAFLPLENGLDIISRHAKSLGYDGLILFLDELILWLQAHLTKRTFVNDEVNKLVKVIESGTGGRALPIVSFISRQRDLSELIGSDAVGADAKNLEQQVNYLAGRIDPIKLEDRNLPEIIKERVLKPKDDSAKAALEAAFARIETSNQSVRDVLLDVNGATHADWADFKSLYPLSPVLLNVLVALSGALQRERTGLKLLQQMLYKRRDDMVVGELIPLGDLWDVLAEGMGEAFTDRLRSEAEAATRFHSRVREHLLEKYGSEDDKKFKADERFIKTMLLAYLAPEVPALARLTGPRLNALNHGSIISRTGQEDRIVIHRMRELQAQFPGELRSDGNDSDPVFTLHLSDLDVEPILDSVGEKDTIGARKRWVQEWLWQELNIEDNGAIVAEREIIWHGTRRTAEFVCENVRDTQLLPDVWFEPSAPDRIRFLIDYPFDEDGLPSADENRVFELQRSNPDAATIVWLPSFFSSRRGAQLGRLLKINYLLDRDHLKEFATHLSSDDQVRVRHQLEAQRETLVSQLSQVLHQVYGLAKAVDTDLGAQVTEGRHVHSLFAGHPPQLQGGGAFEYNLLKLADGLLDAMYPKHPNFDRKEDRKAVAPAKFKMAYEWIVKAMDDGSRRVVVDSRDLADVARIVHPLELGEVHDGPLNVSTDWRRLIDQQAARHGAKGDFAVEDIRTWIAELGWTGLDRLVSNVVIATYALLSDRSWIYHGQAEPAPALDQFGAGWALRAQELPSEEEFAEAHTRAAALFGTSVPQVLFTRNVNALAADAYAKAMERETAVNGLRRALDRYRGALGISEDAPTAREQSVRDAADMLARIKQTQEATPLVRDLAASTYPTTDVVLAKTLSSAQRVFDALEGTDWDLIDSVRKYTERGDGLADRSTRLLTEIANAAAADEFDTELAAVLTGGRSQAVALITEAARLSTVAPVVPVAPVEPVAPEPSPAERKAAIPVVHSGAGGVNLTVHDKLQLSSTTASTPSPAARRSRRIKATENESILEGALSRALSDVQDEIRDFVAAHPGIEIEINWHVLDAQGDSTSVPGGEG, encoded by the coding sequence ATGAGTAGCAGGGGCGGCGACCTCTACCTCCGGGACGTACTCGATCTGTCCCAGGAGGTCCTGGCCGGGTCGTTCAAGGTTGAGCTCTCCGGAGGGTTCGAGGAGACGGCGAAGCGCGTACGCGAGTACGTGGTCACCCCACAGCTGGAACAGGCGCTGCGCAGAGCCCTGAAGATCGTGCAGGCGTCGGTACAGACAGAGACGTCCAACGCGGCGTATCTGCATGGCTCGTTCGGTTCTGGTAAGAGCCACTTCATGACCGTGCTGCACGCGATCCTGTCCAACGATCCGGCCGCACGCACCAAGCCGAAGCTCCAGCCGGTCATCGCGGACCATGACGCGTGGCTGCGGGATCGCACGTTCTTGATGGTGCCGTTCCACCTGGTCGGGGCGACGGACCTGGATTCGGCGATCCTCGGCGGCTATGTGACGGCCGTGTCCCGGCTGCACCCGGACGCCCCGGTGCCGCCGGTCTACCGTGCGGACGCCATGTTCGACGACGCGCGCGGCCAGCGGGAGTTCTTCAGTGACGACGCGGAGTTCGTTCGCTGGCTCGGCAACCCAGCGCTGCCGCAACCCGAGAACGAGACCGGCTCAGCACCCGCCGCGGACGATGAAGGAGATCTGGAGAACCTCGACGCCAAGGAGGCCCCGAAGGTCTGGACGCCGAACCTCCTCGACCAGGCCTTCGCGGCCGCTCCAGGTGATTCGGTCCGTGACTGGCTGGCGTCGGCTCTCCTCTCAGGGCCGTACTCCTCGTACTCCCGTGGCGCGCTCGGCGCGAAGAACGCCTTCCTACCCCTTGAGAACGGGCTGGACATCATCAGCCGGCATGCCAAGTCTCTTGGTTACGACGGCCTGATTCTCTTCCTCGACGAGCTGATTCTGTGGCTCCAAGCGCACTTGACCAAGCGGACCTTCGTCAATGACGAGGTGAACAAGCTGGTCAAGGTGATCGAGTCCGGGACGGGCGGTCGCGCGCTGCCGATCGTTTCGTTCATCTCTCGTCAGCGCGACCTGTCCGAGCTGATCGGATCGGACGCGGTCGGCGCGGACGCCAAGAACCTGGAACAGCAGGTCAATTATCTGGCAGGGCGAATCGACCCGATCAAACTGGAGGACCGCAACCTTCCGGAGATCATCAAGGAGCGGGTCCTCAAACCGAAGGACGACTCCGCGAAGGCCGCGCTCGAAGCGGCCTTCGCGCGGATCGAGACCTCCAACCAGTCCGTGCGCGACGTACTTCTCGACGTAAACGGCGCCACTCACGCCGACTGGGCCGACTTTAAGTCCCTATATCCACTCTCACCCGTTCTGCTCAACGTCCTGGTCGCGCTCTCCGGGGCGCTCCAACGCGAACGCACCGGCCTCAAGCTGCTCCAGCAGATGCTCTACAAGCGGCGCGACGACATGGTGGTCGGCGAGCTGATTCCGCTGGGTGATTTGTGGGACGTGCTGGCTGAAGGCATGGGAGAGGCGTTCACCGACCGGCTGCGCAGCGAGGCCGAGGCTGCGACCCGCTTCCACAGCAGGGTGCGCGAGCACCTGCTGGAGAAGTACGGTTCTGAGGACGACAAGAAGTTCAAGGCGGACGAGCGGTTCATCAAGACAATGCTGCTCGCCTACCTCGCTCCTGAAGTCCCCGCCCTCGCACGGCTCACGGGGCCCCGGCTCAATGCGCTGAACCACGGGTCGATCATTTCCCGCACCGGGCAGGAAGACCGCATCGTCATCCATCGGATGCGGGAGCTGCAGGCGCAGTTCCCCGGCGAGCTGCGCAGCGACGGCAACGACTCGGACCCGGTGTTCACGCTGCATCTGTCCGATCTGGACGTAGAACCGATTCTGGACAGTGTCGGTGAGAAGGACACCATAGGCGCCCGCAAGCGCTGGGTTCAGGAATGGCTGTGGCAGGAGCTGAACATCGAGGACAACGGCGCGATCGTCGCCGAACGCGAGATCATCTGGCACGGCACACGACGGACGGCCGAGTTCGTCTGCGAGAACGTGCGCGATACTCAGCTGTTGCCGGATGTCTGGTTCGAACCGTCCGCGCCGGACCGGATCCGGTTCCTGATCGATTATCCCTTCGACGAGGACGGTCTGCCCAGCGCCGACGAGAACCGGGTCTTCGAGCTGCAGCGCAGCAATCCCGACGCCGCCACCATCGTGTGGCTACCGTCCTTCTTCTCCTCTCGACGTGGCGCCCAACTCGGCCGGCTCTTGAAGATCAACTACCTGCTCGACCGCGACCACTTGAAGGAGTTCGCGACCCATCTGTCCTCCGACGACCAGGTGCGGGTCAGGCACCAGCTTGAGGCGCAGCGCGAGACGCTCGTCTCCCAGCTGAGCCAGGTACTCCATCAGGTGTACGGGCTCGCCAAGGCCGTCGATACCGACCTGGGCGCCCAGGTCACAGAGGGCAGGCATGTCCACTCGCTCTTCGCCGGGCACCCCCCACAGCTCCAGGGAGGCGGTGCCTTCGAGTACAACCTGCTGAAGCTCGCCGACGGGTTGCTCGACGCGATGTACCCCAAGCACCCGAACTTCGACCGCAAGGAGGACCGTAAAGCGGTCGCCCCCGCGAAGTTCAAAATGGCGTATGAGTGGATCGTGAAGGCCATGGACGACGGCTCGCGGCGAGTCGTGGTCGACAGCCGTGATCTCGCGGATGTCGCGCGCATCGTGCACCCGCTGGAGCTTGGCGAGGTGCACGACGGGCCTCTGAACGTGTCCACGGACTGGCGCCGCCTCATCGACCAGCAGGCCGCCAGGCACGGCGCGAAGGGCGACTTCGCGGTCGAGGACATCCGCACGTGGATCGCCGAGCTCGGCTGGACGGGCCTTGACCGGCTGGTCTCCAACGTGGTCATCGCGACATACGCGCTACTCTCGGACCGCTCCTGGATCTACCACGGCCAGGCCGAACCAGCCCCCGCCCTGGATCAGTTCGGCGCCGGTTGGGCACTGCGCGCACAGGAGCTACCGAGTGAGGAGGAGTTCGCCGAGGCGCACACCCGGGCCGCGGCACTGTTCGGCACAAGCGTGCCGCAGGTGTTGTTCACCAGGAACGTCAACGCGCTCGCGGCGGACGCCTACGCGAAAGCCATGGAACGCGAGACGGCCGTGAACGGGCTACGACGTGCCCTGGACAGGTACCGGGGCGCCCTCGGCATCAGCGAGGATGCGCCGACCGCGCGCGAGCAGTCGGTACGCGACGCAGCCGACATGCTTGCGCGGATCAAGCAGACCCAGGAAGCCACCCCGCTCGTACGGGATCTGGCGGCGTCGACATACCCGACCACCGACGTGGTGCTCGCCAAGACGCTGTCCTCGGCGCAGCGGGTCTTCGACGCGTTGGAGGGAACTGACTGGGATCTCATCGACAGCGTACGGAAGTACACGGAGCGGGGGGACGGTCTCGCCGACCGGTCCACACGGCTGCTCACCGAGATCGCGAACGCGGCGGCGGCCGATGAGTTCGACACCGAACTGGCCGCTGTGCTCACCGGAGGGCGCAGCCAGGCCGTGGCCCTCATTACCGAGGCGGCACGCCTCAGCACGGTGGCACCCGTCGTACCGGTGGCCCCGGTCGAGCCGGTGGCGCCCGAACCATCACCTGCCGAACGCAAAGCGGCCATCCCTGTCGTCCACTCGGGTGCCGGGGGCGTGAACCTCACTGTGCATGACAAGCTGCAACTGTCCTCGACGACCGCATCGACACCGTCGCCGGCCGCCCGCAGGTCGCGGCGCATCAAGGCAACGGAGAACGAAAGCATCCTGGAGGGCGCTCTGAGCCGGGCGCTATCCGACGTCCAAGACGAGATCCGTGACTTCGTCGCGGCGCACCCGGGCATCGAGATCGAGATCAACTGGCATGTGCTGGATGCCCAGGGCGACAGCACGAGCGTGCCGGGCGGCGAGGGCTGA